In one Ignavibacteriota bacterium genomic region, the following are encoded:
- a CDS encoding sugar ABC transporter permease, whose translation MLAIFAFFFIPVISAFIISFTDFDIYALSDFSNARFIGFQNYLDLFDDPLFWQSLKNTFYFVIFAGPLSIAVSLGAALLLNSKLVKFKSIFRLTYFLPVVTTLIAVSIIWRFIYHPKFGILNFMLGFFGVNPIDWLGDPNLALPAIVIMSVWKSFGYNMIIFIAGLQNIPQYLYEAADLEGATEWQKFKSITIPMLAPTTLFISIITMIGYFQLFAEPYVMTQGGPLNSTLSIVLYMYNEGFRWWNMGYSASIAFVLFFIIFIATLIQFKVQKIADTE comes from the coding sequence ATGCTGGCAATATTTGCGTTTTTCTTTATTCCAGTTATATCCGCTTTCATAATTAGTTTTACTGATTTTGATATTTATGCGTTAAGCGATTTCTCCAATGCGAGATTTATCGGCTTTCAAAATTATTTGGATCTATTTGATGATCCATTATTTTGGCAATCGCTTAAAAATACTTTTTATTTTGTCATTTTTGCCGGACCGTTATCAATAGCTGTTTCACTTGGAGCGGCGCTTTTACTTAATTCAAAACTTGTAAAGTTTAAAAGTATATTCAGACTAACGTATTTCCTTCCTGTTGTAACTACATTAATTGCCGTATCAATAATTTGGAGATTTATTTATCATCCTAAATTTGGAATATTGAACTTTATGCTTGGCTTTTTCGGCGTAAATCCAATTGACTGGCTGGGTGACCCAAACTTAGCTTTGCCCGCGATAGTGATTATGTCGGTTTGGAAAAGTTTCGGTTACAATATGATAATCTTTATTGCAGGACTCCAAAATATTCCACAATATTTATATGAAGCCGCTGATCTTGAAGGAGCAACCGAATGGCAAAAATTTAAATCAATTACAATACCTATGTTAGCTCCAACAACATTATTTATAAGTATTATCACAATGATCGGATATTTTCAATTATTTGCCGAACCGTATGTAATGACTCAAGGCGGACCTTTAAATAGTACGTTAAGCATTGTTTTATATATGTACAATGAAGGTTTTCGATGGTGGAATATGGGGTATTCAGCTTCAATAGCTTTCGTTTTGTTTTTCATAATTTTTATTGCGACGTTAATTCAATTTAAAGTTCAAAAAATTGCGGATACAGAATAG
- a CDS encoding LacI family DNA-binding transcriptional regulator — MKNINIITIAKEAGVSTATVSRALSGSTSIKESTRKKIINVAEKFEYRPSHFARSLSTKRTDTIGLILPELDGDFFMSVIHNIDDEVHKANKYLMVSSTYNQRNEIETVKEFIASSRVDGVIVMAPTINKKIEFILKNNQIPIIYLNASKKIINIVNFTVDNFSGAKSVVEHLIMHGYRKIAMVKGPDANNEAIERFKGYQNILEENEIEYSDDFTFNGNFSMNAGFLALEKFFSKKNKPEAIFAANDMMAVGVYQAAKKLNIKIPEDIAVVGFDNIFLSQIVSPKLTTVKVPIGLLANNAVQYLLKMIHNEVDLNLPLTHNLGTSLIIGESCGCKI, encoded by the coding sequence ATGAAAAATATTAATATTATCACAATTGCCAAAGAAGCGGGTGTGTCAACGGCAACAGTATCAAGAGCTTTAAGCGGAAGTACCTCAATAAAGGAAAGTACACGAAAAAAAATTATTAACGTTGCGGAAAAATTTGAATATAGACCAAGTCATTTTGCAAGAAGTCTTTCAACAAAAAGAACTGATACCATTGGATTAATTTTACCTGAACTTGATGGTGATTTCTTTATGAGCGTAATTCATAATATTGATGATGAAGTACATAAAGCAAATAAATATTTGATGGTTTCAAGTACATATAACCAGCGTAATGAAATTGAGACTGTAAAAGAATTTATTGCGTCTAGTAGAGTTGATGGCGTTATTGTAATGGCGCCGACTATAAATAAAAAAATTGAATTTATTTTAAAGAATAATCAAATACCGATTATATATTTAAACGCGAGCAAAAAAATTATTAACATTGTAAATTTTACAGTAGATAATTTTTCTGGAGCAAAATCGGTTGTTGAACATTTAATAATGCATGGTTATAGAAAAATTGCTATGGTAAAAGGACCGGATGCAAATAATGAAGCCATAGAAAGATTTAAAGGTTATCAAAATATTCTTGAAGAAAATGAAATTGAATATTCTGACGATTTTACTTTCAATGGAAATTTTTCTATGAATGCCGGATTTTTGGCATTAGAAAAATTTTTCAGCAAAAAAAATAAACCGGAAGCAATTTTTGCGGCTAATGATATGATGGCAGTTGGTGTTTATCAAGCTGCAAAAAAATTAAATATAAAAATTCCGGAAGATATTGCAGTCGTTGGGTTTGATAATATTTTTCTTTCTCAAATAGTATCTCCGAAACTAACGACGGTTAAAGTTCCAATTGGATTGCTTGCAAATAACGCGGTACAATATTTACTTAAAATGATTCATAATGAAGTTGATCTTAATCTGCCTTTAACTCATAATCTTGGAACAAGTCTTATTATAGGCGAATCTTGCGGTTGTAAAATTTGA
- a CDS encoding Tat pathway signal protein — protein MKYIILILIAFNFLFCSEKPQKTVNKKFEMTEEQSKFLDTLQYYTFQYFVKEVNPENGLVKDKSTEDSPSSIAAVGFALPIWAIGVEKKWITREEAAKLTLNLFAFLINSEQSAKVDATGYKGFYYHFLEMDNGRRWRDCELSTIDTAWLFAGIRFAMNYYTNDNLIEKSIRALGDSLTRRLDWDWWTKPESDKDYGGTVTMGWRPENGFTEMSWIGFTEAHYLYILSAGTGYKNIDHAYDVWLRDYNWYAPYPNMEHAVFPPLFAYQWSSCFIDYKNVYDKYMLEKNVDYFENSRRAALSQWQYAIENPKDWKGYDSLTWGLTACEGPADEIPNLDRSIYSGYSERGPSFPFRNSWDDGTIAPTAAIASLPFAPEIVIPTIMNFKEKYGDKGLWGKYGFKDAFNPTLNWFDNDYLGIDQGPIVIMIENFKTGFVWKYCMNDPVIKKGMEKLNLIKLQK, from the coding sequence ATGAAGTATATTATACTAATTTTAATAGCATTTAACTTTTTATTTTGTTCTGAAAAGCCGCAAAAAACTGTAAATAAAAAGTTTGAAATGACGGAAGAACAATCAAAGTTTTTAGATACTTTACAATATTATACATTTCAATATTTTGTTAAAGAAGTAAATCCGGAAAATGGTTTGGTAAAAGACAAATCAACCGAAGATTCGCCATCCAGCATTGCGGCAGTAGGATTTGCTTTACCTATTTGGGCAATTGGGGTTGAAAAAAAATGGATTACGCGTGAAGAAGCCGCAAAGTTGACTTTAAATTTATTTGCATTCTTAATTAATTCTGAACAATCTGCAAAGGTTGACGCAACCGGTTATAAAGGCTTTTATTATCATTTTCTTGAAATGGATAATGGGAGAAGATGGCGTGATTGTGAATTATCAACCATTGATACGGCTTGGCTTTTTGCCGGAATTCGATTTGCGATGAATTATTACACAAATGATAATTTAATTGAGAAAAGCATTAGAGCATTGGGCGATTCTTTAACAAGAAGGTTAGATTGGGATTGGTGGACGAAACCGGAATCAGATAAAGATTACGGTGGAACGGTAACTATGGGCTGGCGACCTGAAAACGGATTTACCGAAATGAGTTGGATCGGCTTTACCGAAGCTCATTATTTATATATTCTTTCGGCAGGAACAGGATATAAAAATATCGATCACGCATATGACGTATGGCTAAGAGATTACAATTGGTACGCGCCTTATCCAAATATGGAACATGCGGTTTTTCCCCCACTTTTTGCTTATCAATGGTCTAGTTGTTTTATTGATTATAAAAATGTTTACGACAAATATATGCTTGAGAAAAACGTTGACTATTTTGAAAATTCAAGAAGAGCAGCGTTATCACAATGGCAATATGCAATTGAAAATCCAAAAGATTGGAAAGGTTATGATTCATTAACTTGGGGATTAACAGCGTGTGAAGGACCAGCCGATGAAATTCCAAATTTGGATAGAAGTATTTATTCGGGTTATAGTGAAAGAGGTCCTAGTTTTCCATTTCGCAATTCGTGGGATGACGGAACAATAGCTCCTACAGCGGCAATTGCCTCACTTCCATTTGCTCCCGAAATAGTAATTCCCACAATTATGAACTTTAAGGAAAAATACGGCGATAAAGGTCTATGGGGTAAATATGGTTTTAAAGATGCTTTTAATCCGACCTTAAATTGGTTTGATAATGACTATCTGGGAATAGATCAAGGACCAATTGTTATAATGATCGAAAACTTTAAAACAGGCTTTGTCTGGAAATATTGTATGAACGATCCTGTAATAAAAAAGGGAATGGAAAAATTGAATTTGATAAAACTCCAAAAGTAA
- a CDS encoding discoidin domain-containing protein: protein MKINILIIIINCLVIISAINAQSISINSFDSFENIKLIKSDNVEIDLSGIDGIKNKALNINYKFVKGTGYAGIQFDREIDLSDDFEFTFYIKANSPNNNFEIKFLDQKGENVWWVNNVNYEFPKDWKKVRIKRRQINFAWGPAYDKTLRKISKIEFTIASFNGGSGSVQIDDLQYKKLSKIDITKLKTNIIASANSNLLKNIKDNNLETYWTSKKKNNTLIYNFGYSKEIGGITFDWFKNNFAKIITISISDDNSHWDKILKVNKATNYKSFLKFDDIEAQYLKLDFSENKKDELSISEIKIQDADWSADINKFFINIAKEYPRGYFPKYLNAESSFWTITGVNEDVKETLINEEGMIESDKQGFSIEPFIFSNGKLYTWSDASISQHLMNDYLPIPSVKWTLPKMEMNIETFTSGAPNQSSAIFTKYTLKNISQEEIDGNLYLAIRPFQVNPYYQFLNGNGGAAKVKTINYDKEKKQVNVNDIKKIISLSEIDSAGFTTFYDGDIINYISNNILPANKNIVDEFYFGSGALKYQYKISPNEEKEIVILLPMYENIDFNLKEENVYETKLMDAVNFWNSKVNNIEFSLPESADKLINVLKSNIAYILINRDKFGIQPGSRSYDRSWIRDGSLTSSALLKMGLKNEVKEFANWYSNYIFENGKVPCVVDKRGPDSVPENDSHGEYIYLIKEYFNFTKDTTFLSDHFEKIKLVMSYIKYLTDQRSTEEYKSNDSLKMFYGLVPESISHEGYSAKPMHSYWDDFFILKGMKDAISIAEILNKTEVSEFIKQKNEFEKNLYSSIDLTTSRHKINYIPGCAELGDFDATSTTIALTPCNEIKNLRNDLLTNTFDKYYDFFKNRMNENSEWLNYTPYEVRTIGSFVLLDKPEIAHTIIDYFLQYQKPENWNHWAEIVWHNSKSPNFIGDMPHTWVGSDFINSIRNLFVYEDELNNSLIIAPALYDEWIDNPNGMSVKNLPTYYGKISYSIKNDDEKCTYEIYGDLKTPENMKYILRFSKDIFKIKKILINNVKYENFLSDEIMFKSIPAKIEIYF, encoded by the coding sequence ATGAAAATCAATATTTTAATTATTATAATCAATTGCTTAGTAATTATTTCGGCCATCAACGCTCAATCAATATCAATAAATAGTTTTGATAGTTTCGAAAACATCAAGTTAATTAAATCCGATAACGTGGAAATTGATCTAAGCGGCATTGACGGAATCAAAAACAAGGCGTTGAATATTAATTATAAATTTGTAAAAGGCACCGGTTATGCGGGCATTCAATTTGATCGTGAAATTGATTTATCCGATGATTTCGAGTTTACGTTTTATATTAAAGCTAATTCGCCAAATAATAATTTTGAAATCAAATTCTTGGATCAGAAAGGAGAAAATGTTTGGTGGGTTAATAATGTGAATTACGAATTTCCGAAAGATTGGAAAAAAGTTAGAATTAAAAGGAGACAAATAAATTTTGCTTGGGGCCCTGCGTATGACAAAACACTAAGAAAAATTTCAAAAATAGAATTTACTATCGCGTCTTTTAACGGCGGCTCAGGCAGTGTGCAAATTGATGATCTGCAATATAAAAAGCTGTCAAAAATAGATATAACTAAACTAAAGACAAATATAATTGCTTCCGCGAATTCAAATCTGCTAAAAAATATTAAAGATAATAATTTAGAAACATACTGGACCAGTAAGAAAAAAAATAATACTTTGATTTATAATTTCGGCTACTCTAAAGAAATTGGCGGAATTACATTCGATTGGTTTAAAAATAATTTTGCAAAGATTATTACTATTTCTATTTCCGATGATAATTCACATTGGGATAAAATACTTAAAGTTAACAAAGCGACAAATTACAAATCATTTCTAAAATTTGATGATATTGAAGCGCAATATCTGAAATTGGACTTTTCGGAAAATAAAAAAGACGAATTATCAATATCTGAAATTAAAATACAGGACGCGGATTGGTCGGCGGACATTAACAAATTTTTTATAAATATAGCTAAAGAATATCCTCGCGGTTATTTCCCAAAATACTTAAATGCCGAATCAAGCTTTTGGACTATAACCGGAGTAAACGAAGATGTTAAAGAAACACTTATCAATGAAGAGGGAATGATAGAAAGCGATAAACAAGGTTTTTCTATTGAGCCTTTCATTTTCAGTAATGGTAAGTTATATACATGGAGCGACGCGTCAATTTCACAGCATTTAATGAATGATTATCTTCCAATTCCCAGCGTTAAATGGACACTTCCCAAAATGGAAATGAATATAGAAACATTTACTTCCGGCGCTCCAAATCAAAGTTCTGCTATTTTCACTAAGTATACTTTGAAAAATATTTCACAAGAGGAAATAGATGGAAATTTGTATTTGGCAATTCGACCATTTCAAGTAAATCCATATTATCAATTTCTTAACGGCAATGGCGGAGCCGCAAAAGTAAAAACAATAAATTACGATAAGGAAAAAAAACAAGTTAATGTTAATGATATAAAAAAAATTATTTCACTTTCTGAAATTGATTCTGCAGGATTTACAACATTTTACGACGGCGATATTATAAATTACATAAGCAATAATATTTTACCGGCTAATAAAAATATTGTTGACGAATTTTATTTCGGCTCTGGAGCATTAAAATATCAATATAAAATATCTCCAAATGAAGAGAAAGAAATAGTAATACTTCTTCCTATGTATGAGAATATAGATTTTAATTTAAAAGAAGAAAATGTTTATGAAACTAAATTAATGGATGCCGTAAATTTTTGGAATAGTAAAGTAAATAATATTGAATTTAGTTTGCCTGAATCGGCAGATAAACTTATAAATGTTCTTAAATCAAACATAGCATATATTTTAATTAACAGAGATAAATTCGGCATTCAACCCGGCTCAAGGTCTTACGATCGATCTTGGATTAGAGACGGATCTTTAACTTCTTCGGCATTGCTTAAAATGGGATTGAAAAATGAAGTTAAAGAATTTGCGAACTGGTATTCCAATTATATTTTTGAAAATGGGAAAGTGCCGTGCGTTGTTGATAAAAGAGGTCCCGATTCAGTTCCTGAAAATGACAGTCACGGAGAATATATTTATTTAATTAAGGAATATTTTAATTTCACAAAAGACACAACTTTCTTGAGTGATCATTTTGAAAAAATAAAATTAGTAATGAGTTATATAAAGTATTTAACCGATCAAAGATCTACTGAAGAATATAAAAGTAATGATAGTTTAAAAATGTTTTACGGATTAGTTCCTGAATCAATTAGTCATGAAGGATATTCGGCAAAACCCATGCATTCTTATTGGGATGATTTTTTTATACTTAAAGGTATGAAAGACGCTATCAGCATTGCCGAAATACTAAACAAAACCGAAGTTAGTGAATTTATTAAACAGAAAAATGAATTTGAAAAAAACCTTTATTCATCGATTGATTTGACAACTTCAAGGCATAAAATAAATTATATTCCAGGCTGCGCTGAACTAGGTGATTTTGACGCTACTTCAACAACTATTGCTTTAACTCCGTGTAATGAAATTAAAAATTTACGTAATGATCTGTTAACAAATACATTCGACAAATATTATGATTTCTTCAAAAATAGAATGAATGAAAATTCTGAATGGTTAAACTACACACCTTATGAGGTAAGAACAATTGGATCGTTTGTTCTACTCGATAAACCGGAAATTGCACATACAATTATTGACTATTTTTTACAGTATCAAAAACCCGAAAATTGGAACCATTGGGCGGAAATTGTTTGGCATAATTCAAAATCACCCAATTTTATTGGAGATATGCCGCATACATGGGTCGGTTCTGATTTTATAAACTCAATTAGAAATTTATTCGTTTATGAAGATGAGCTAAATAATTCTTTAATAATTGCGCCAGCATTGTATGATGAATGGATTGACAATCCAAATGGAATGAGTGTTAAAAATCTTCCAACTTATTATGGAAAAATTTCATACTCAATCAAAAATGATGATGAGAAATGTACTTACGAAATATATGGTGATTTAAAGACACCGGAAAATATGAAATATATTCTTAGGTTTTCAAAAGATATTTTTAAGATAAAGAAGATTTTAATTAATAATGTTAAGTATGAAAATTTCTTATCGGACGAAATAATGTTTAAATCAATTCCGGCGAAAATTGAAATCTATTTTTAA
- a CDS encoding carbohydrate ABC transporter permease — MISASFMADGQASVYPPRFFPKQITYDQYNILFTRLNVATNFINSLSLSIIITFISLFFNSMAGYAFAKYRFAGKDKLFKLLLSSMIIPAQVTMLPLFLMLKNLGLINTYMAIVIPGLANIFGIFLIRQYAMSIPDSLIEAARIDGATDFQIYYKVMLPLSKPILVTLAIFTFMGVWNDFLWPLIALTDNSMYTLPVALANLMGEHTKDPELMMAGSVITIIPVIIVFLALQRYYIKGIMMGSIK, encoded by the coding sequence ATGATCTCTGCTTCTTTTATGGCTGATGGTCAAGCCAGCGTTTACCCGCCGAGATTTTTTCCGAAACAAATTACATATGATCAATATAATATTTTATTTACAAGATTAAATGTGGCGACAAATTTTATAAATAGCCTTTCATTATCAATAATTATAACATTCATTTCACTGTTTTTTAATTCAATGGCAGGATATGCATTTGCAAAATATAGATTTGCGGGAAAAGATAAACTTTTCAAACTTTTACTGAGCTCAATGATAATTCCGGCACAAGTAACAATGCTTCCATTATTTTTAATGCTTAAAAATCTTGGACTAATAAATACATACATGGCAATTGTTATTCCAGGATTGGCAAATATCTTCGGAATATTTTTAATACGGCAATACGCAATGTCGATTCCAGATAGTTTAATTGAAGCTGCAAGGATTGACGGCGCGACAGATTTTCAGATCTATTATAAAGTTATGCTTCCGCTTTCAAAACCAATTTTAGTCACTTTGGCAATTTTTACTTTTATGGGTGTTTGGAATGATTTTCTGTGGCCATTGATTGCTTTAACAGATAACTCAATGTATACATTGCCGGTTGCTCTCGCTAATTTAATGGGTGAACATACAAAAGATCCGGAGCTTATGATGGCAGGGTCGGTGATAACAATTATTCCAGTAATAATTGTATTTTTAGCTTTACAGAGATATTACATTAAAGGAATTATGATGGGAAGCATTAAATGA